A region from the Haloarcula limicola genome encodes:
- a CDS encoding DUF1326 domain-containing protein, with product MTQQWTISGDYVEACNCEVACQCVWLEPPDDDVCTVSLAWHIREGNYGDVDLSDLSVGMLISTEEGVMFDSETEWDVVLMIDETADDDQREAIEDIYFGRAGGIWEPVADTHVRSAETATVPIEFSRDGDEYAVEIGDAVTMEAHGAVGFNDEVGTISPHPLTKSTKVQTGKSTTATVSYGDGEFEWDVSGNNAYLGDFELANS from the coding sequence ATGACACAGCAGTGGACTATCAGCGGCGACTACGTCGAGGCGTGCAACTGCGAGGTCGCCTGCCAGTGCGTCTGGCTCGAACCGCCGGACGACGACGTCTGTACCGTCTCGCTCGCATGGCACATCCGCGAGGGGAACTACGGGGACGTGGACCTGAGCGACCTCTCGGTCGGGATGCTCATCTCGACCGAGGAGGGGGTCATGTTCGACTCCGAAACCGAGTGGGACGTCGTCCTCATGATAGACGAGACGGCCGACGACGACCAGCGCGAGGCGATCGAGGACATCTACTTCGGCCGGGCCGGGGGTATCTGGGAACCGGTCGCCGACACGCACGTCAGGTCGGCCGAGACCGCCACCGTCCCGATCGAGTTCTCCCGGGACGGCGACGAATACGCCGTCGAGATCGGCGACGCCGTCACCATGGAAGCCCACGGGGCCGTCGGCTTTAACGACGAGGTCGGCACCATCTCACCGCATCCGCTGACGAAGAGCACGAAAGTCCAGACCGGCAAGTCGACGACGGCCACGGTGTCCTACGGCGACGGCGAGTTCGAGTGGGACGTCTCGGGCAACAACGCGTATCTCGGGGACTTCGAACTGGCGAACTCGTAG